A part of Spartobacteria bacterium genomic DNA contains:
- a CDS encoding PEP-CTERM sorting domain-containing protein: MKKYLFGLLFLLTLPLMANAFMLYDIDYEPPAYTNGQMVGGGSAGPVSSSVNGFITQALLLQDGGGISYYAPEAYTSGTHRISWEFAVNSEQFATEIISALVDGDSSFYFITQMTSAGQSITYPGGSIPFNIDQSYSFEILMDLDANYYDFWIDGNLLNDHVWIAEDADITHISFGQGQYIGLQAGIDNFQWEVNASIPEPSTVSLLLLGLPSLCFAHSKFMPRKQ; this comes from the coding sequence ATGAAAAAGTATTTGTTTGGCCTTTTGTTTCTGTTGACCCTCCCTCTGATGGCGAATGCCTTCATGCTTTACGATATTGACTATGAACCGCCCGCCTATACCAACGGGCAAATGGTGGGCGGCGGTTCCGCTGGACCAGTCAGCAGTAGTGTAAATGGCTTCATCACCCAGGCGTTACTGCTCCAAGATGGTGGAGGGATCAGTTATTATGCGCCTGAGGCATATACAAGTGGGACTCACCGTATCAGTTGGGAATTTGCCGTCAATTCCGAGCAATTCGCAACGGAAATTATCAGTGCCCTAGTGGATGGCGATAGTTCCTTCTATTTCATCACCCAAATGACCTCGGCGGGCCAATCGATCACCTATCCTGGCGGGTCTATTCCATTCAATATTGACCAAAGTTATTCCTTTGAAATCCTGATGGATTTGGATGCAAACTACTATGATTTTTGGATTGATGGCAATCTGCTGAACGACCATGTCTGGATAGCCGAAGATGCAGATATTACGCATATAAGCTTCGGCCAAGGTCAATATATAGGGCTCCAGGCTGGCATTGATAACTTCCAGTGGGAAGTCAATGCCTCCATCCCCGAGCCCAGCACCGTCTCGCTTCTGCTGCTAGGCCTACCTTCGCTTTGCTTTGCCCACAGCAAATTCATGCCACGGAAGCAATAA